GGATCTGTATAATCAAATGAATACTGCCAATTATATTCTGAACTGTCAAAACCTGTATCAGAGCTTATTGTAACTTTAGTGTCGGTTGGCAAATCATTTTTACTCCCAGGATCAACAATTACAAGAACGGGACGAATCTTTACGTTAAATGAAGAACTGCCAAGCCCCTCCCCATCACTATCTACATTCTTAAATTGTTTAAATTCAAAGGTAAAATCATAGCAACGAAATTTATCTGTTCTTGTAACTCTCCCCATATTATAAGGCCTATTTCCGTTACAAGACTTCTTATCGTATCTTGAAGCAGAATAAAACATGGATAACAGTGTTTGATCTGCTTTGAATGTAGTTCTAGTTCCCTCATAAGTATAATATTTAGTATTCCTATCATCAGAATAAGTAATATCTAAAGCTTTATAATTTTGTTTAGGATCTTTAAATTCTAAAGCAACGTATGCAGTCCCGCAATTGTGGTGTTCATCATTATAAGCCCAGCCATCAAAAATAACTTCGTATGAACCCAATTTTGCAGTCTGACCTTGAGCATATCCTAATCCGCAAACCAATAAAATAATAAATAAGTAAAATTTCTTCATAGGCTTAATACATAACTGTTAAGGTCTCTGCTTTTGCTGGACTATCATTTTCTAAACTTGGCACCAGATGATATTCGTATTCTTTATTAATTTTCAAATTTTTATCTTCTAAAGTAAAAACAGTTCCGTTTAATTCTTTCCATAAAGTTGGCGGAAGCCCTTTTTCATTTTTATAAATACTTAGGCCTAGAACCTTGCCTTTATTCTTTGCATAGTCCCAAGAAAGAACTATTTTTCGATTTTCTCTATCTGCTGTTCCTTGCGAAAATGTAATCACTTTTACTGGTGTAAAATTCAACACACTAACCGTGATTACTGAATGATCTAGTGAAGACCATAGATTACTTTTATCCTTAGCCAGAATAGCATATTGATAAATCTTCTTGTTTTCTATTCGATCATCTGTAAATTCCTGAATAGTGTCGTTTATTTGTTTGATTTCCAACCATTTCTCCTGTCCCTTTTCTCTTCTTCTTAAACTATGACTTACAACATCTTCACTATAGCTTCGTATCCACTTTAAGTGTACTTTGCCATCTTTATTATCATAATCTTTAAAAATAGGTGCTGCCGGCGGAATTTTATCGGGTTTATCCAATACCAGAATATCAGAAGGATCTGAGATATTATAACGCATATCTTCAGCAGCAATTCTATAATAAACTTTGCTGTTGGTCATTTTTAAACTCACGCTGTCTTTGTACTCTGTACCACTATAAGATTGATGATAAATATCTACAAACTCCTCTCCTGCCGTATTGGCTTTTAGTATTCGGTATCCGCGAAGATCTTTTTCTGTATTGGGTTTCCATTTTAGTCTAACCGTTCCAAGACTATCAATTACTCCTTCTAGCCCGATTGGCTTGGCTGGCGGTATCGAATCGACTGGCTGTACCAGCATACTTTGGGAAGTTAATCTCTGATTGTTTTTTCCAACAACCGAAATGGTAAAATAATTGGATGGATACAGTTCTTCTTTAAACTTGAGTTTTCTTTCAGATGGCGGAATAATTTTAGAAACAACCTTATACGGTCCTTTATCATTACTTGCTAAATTAATTTCATAACCTTGAATAAATCCTTCTGATTCTTTCGGATAATCCCATTCAAGATTAACTTCATTTGAATTTATAATAGCATAATCTACCAATCTTGCCGGAGTTACTACAGCGGCAACACCCGTAGCTGTTATAGGTTTTGTAAATTCTCCTTTTTCTCCAAACGAAGTTATACCATATAATCTATAATGATAAACTTTGTCGTTTACACTAAGTGTATCAACAAAGTACATGTTTTTGGACGGATTTTCTTCTTTATCATTTAAGTTAACAAGTCCGGTATTTGATATTGGTTTATAATTAATTCCATCTGAAGATTTTTCTACCATAAACGAGGTATAAATTCTTTTGAAGGTTTCATAATCCCAAGAAAGCAGTACTTTTCTATCATCTGGAACAGCAATAAAATCTGTTGGTGCAGGCAGAACCGAATAATCTTTTAAACCAATCATATAGGAAGCTTCTTTTACCTGCGGACTTTCAAAAACCTTTACTTGGTAAGCATATACTTCATTCTTCTTTACATCTGTATCTACATAACCCCAACCCGCTTTTACAGCTCCTTCAAAGCTCATATCTGCAGCATATAAAGCAAAAGTATATCGCTGATCTAGCTCGTCGGCCATATTAACTATTTTTGCCAAATCACCTTCTTTTGCGCCTGTTACTTCAAAACTTTCGCCATAAATAGATTGCGCAATAATAGCCGCATTATTGTCTTTCTGTACAAAATCAATCCAAGAATCTAATGGTTCGGGAGTTAATGGTTTAGGAGTAAGAAGAATTTTCTCAGGTTTAGGCAAGACATTACCGTCACGTAGAATTGTAGTCCTGGTAATTGTAAATCCTTTTTTATTAGCTTTCTGCCATTCGGCTGGAGAATTGATAGCCCAGCGAACTAAAATTTTATCCTTTTGTGCTCGGGCTTTAACCACAACAGCAGCACGTTTAGTCTGTGAATAGGATACCGATATAAACAATAAAAAGAAAAAAATAAACTTATTTGGGGACATAAGATGTAATTATTTCCATGTTAAAAAAACAAAAGTAATCTTTTTAATTATGAATTAAATACGGTTTCCCGTACTACAATGTAATAACACATTAACACAAAAAACACAACACAATGATATACAATATTTTAAATTAAATTTTACCGTTTTTTTCTTATGAATTAAAATCAAAAAATATCAATTTAAATATTTTTCTATAACATTCTTGCTGACGAAGCGCTTACTATTGATAAAAACAAAGTCCTTAAAATCATTTCATTTGTCTTTCTGTAATTACAAATCTCCAAAACATTCAAACAATTAAATATCATTAGCATACATTTAAATTTTAACAAATTTCTTACGCCATTTTAATCAAACTGACAATATACTTTTCGATATTTTTCAATCCTAATACTTTTATTGTATTTTTGATAACACACTAAATAACAACATTTTACATTTCATTAAAGTTTTAAAAGCAAAACGCTATAATTGACTCAAAATATATTATTGTGGAACATAAGCTTTTTAATATAATTTCTTTAAACTTTACAATAGCCAGAAAAGCGCTTTCCGTTCTGCTTTTTTGTTGGCTAAATGTATACTCACAGTATAATAAATCTGGATATACTGATATAGCCAGACAAAGATTATTAGTTCACATTACTTCAGATTATCTTCATACCATCAGTCAGGGACAAATTGATAAAGATAGTGCGGTAAGAGCTTCATCCCGACTTTACAATTTGAGCATCTTAATTCCTTACAATGAAACCTATAATAATGGCACAACAAATCCTGCGATCAAACTTCTCGAACAGGATAAAGTAAATCAAGCCAAAAATGTACTCCCCAACTTAAAAGGTGAAAATCGGTTTTTACTGCTGCTTGAACTAAGCAATTATTTCATTTTTAAAACAGGGACACAAAAAGCAGATCTTGACCAAGCCGAAAAATATCTGGAAGAAATTTTACAGCAGAAAAAATGGGATAAATGGAAAATGGGTGCTATGATGTTAAAAGCCAATCTTCTTAATCAAAGAGGTAGTTCAGACGAAAGTCAAAAATTATATTCAGAAATTGAAAAACGCTGTAACCAATCCGAGAATAATCTGGATTTAGCCAGAGCATTTTTAGAAGCTGGAAAAGCACTACAATATGGTAATCCGCAAAGATTGGTTTATTTTCAAAAAGCACTTTCTATATTTCAAAATCTGAAAGAAAAGGAAAAGGAAATAGAAACCTTATCGCAGATAAACATCGAATATTTTATTGCCAGACGTTTTGATGACTCGCAGAAACTTATTTACAAAATATTACAGCTTCAAAAAGAAATAAAATACCATCATAATCAATATGCTTTTGATGTGCTTTCCTATTTATCGTATCGAAAAGGAGATTTAGTTAAAGCTTTGTATTACTCCAATAAAAGCATTGAAAGTATTCAATCCAAAGAAGATTCTATATTTAAAGGTTTGTTTTTCTTAAGAAGAGGACAGTTATATCAACATTCAAAAAAGAATCAAGAGGCACTTTTTTGGTACACGAAAGCTTTAGAAAATAAAACTCAAGAAACCAAACTGTACTGGTATAAAGCATTTTTATCTAAAGCTTGGGTTTTAAATGAGTTGCATCGAAACAACGAAGCTTTAACTCTGTTGAAAAAAACAGCAAGCGAATTTCCTCCTGTTACCGATTTTGAAAAGATGCACTTTGCCTTCATACTTGGAGGAACTTATGAGAAATTAAAAAAGGTAGATCTAGCAGAAAAAAACTATTCTATTTTTCAAAATATAGCCCAAAACTACCCCCTTCAATATGTTCATGACGAATTTCCAGCTGCCTTTTTTCAAATCGCTTCTTTTTACCAAAATATAGGTAAAAACGATAAAGCGAGACAACTGCTTAAAAATGGAATTTCGCATACTTTTGAAATAGGAGTTGCAGAAAAAAGCCAGTATTACTACAACCTTTTTAAAATTGATTCTACCGAAAAAAAATACAATGACGCGATTAAAAATTTGGTTTTAAGTCAGAAATATAAAGACTCTGCTTTTAATAAAGAACAGCAAAAAAAGTTTGCAGAATTATTAATTAAATATGAAGCCGATAAGAAAGACAAGAACATTAAATTACTGCATACTCAAAATCAGCTACAGCTCATTAAGTCACGAGAAACCGAAAGGGAAAAGAACATCCTTCTTATCGGTTCACTGTTACTAATTGTCATTATGTGTCTTTTACTATACAGCTATATCATTAAACAAAAAAACAATCGCAAACTAGAAGCCAGCCAACGTGAATTGGATCAAAAGAATAACTTTCTGGAAAGCTTAAACCACGAACAGCAAAAACTGTTAAAAGAAAAAGAATGGCTTATTAAAGAGGTGCATCATCGAGTAAAAAATAATTTACAAATGGTGACAAGCCTGCTCAACTCACAATCGACCTATCTTAAAGACAGTGATGCGAAAATGGCGGTTAAGGACAGTCTCCGTCGGATGCAGGCCGTGTCAATGATTCATCAAAAATTGTATCATGATGATAATATTTCGACTATTGCTATGCCTCAATATATAGATGAATTAGTTCATTATTTACATGAAAGTTTTGACAATGAAAATCAGATTGTTTTCAAAAAGAATATCGAGGCAATAAATTTGAATATTTCACAAGCCATTCCGCTCGGGTTAATCGTTACTGAAAGTGTTGTCAATGCTATAAAATATGCCTTTTTAGAAAAACAAAACGGAACAATAGAAATCAGTCTGTTTTATGAAGATAAAGACAATATTATTCTTAAAATAGCTGATAACGGAATAGGCCTACCTGATTTTACCAACAAAGCCGATCCTAATTCTTTCGGACTTAATCTCATAAAAGGTCTTTCAAAACAATTAAAAGGCAGTTTTAGCATCGAAAATAATAACGGCGTACATATAATAATTAAATTTACACATCTAAACAATTGATTTACAATGAACAACAAAGTTTTAATTGTAGAAGATGAATTTATAGTCGCAAATGACCTGCAACTAATATTAAAACAAGCAGGCTATATGGTGACTGGAATTGCTGTTTCGGCTGAAGAGGCATACCAACATATTGCAAAAAATAAACCTGATCTTGTATTATTGGATATTTATTTGGAAGGCAAACAATCTGGAATTGATCTCGCAAAAAAATTAAAAACTGAGAATATTGCTTTTGTTTATTTGTCTGCCAATTCGAATCAAACCATACTTGAAGAAGCAAAAAAAACGGATCCTTACGGTTTTCTTGTAAAACCATTTCGAGAAAAAGATTTACTGATTACTTTAGAAATTGCTACGTACAGACATAAAAACAGCATAGAATCTCGCTCAAGACAAGAAAAGCTTTTACAAGAAAAGCTAAATACAATAAGCCGTCAAACGCTTCAATATGAAGATTATCTAAATGAAATTGCACAATTATTACAAGCTTTTATCCCTTACGAACTTATTGTTTTCGAAATAAAAAACTCCGATCAAAAAAAATGCACTGCTTATTTACGCATAGGTTTTAATGAATATCAATACATAGGCGAAAGAGAATTAGAAAACATCACGAATTCAAAAAGTAATTCATCTTTTACCGAAATCAATTATCTGGAAAATGAACCCCTTATTTATGAAACGGACCATCTTAATCCAAAATTATCTTTCATAAAAAAACATTTTAGAGCAGAATCTTTTCTGGTATTTCCTTTTCCATTAAATGACAAATTAAGCGTTCAATTTATATGCTGCAACCAAAAGAAAAAAATCTATTCGCAATATCATATTGACTTACTGACAAGTGCACGAAAGCATTTCGAAGACCTTATGAATCAAGTTACAAATCGGCAAAAGATCTCGAAAGAAAATATGAAAGATAATTTTAAGCAAACTGTTTCCAATCAGTTTAGTGAGATTGTCGGGAAACATCCTCTTTTACTGGATGCTCTTGATCTTATTGCACAAGTTGCTCCTTACAGCACCTCGGTTCTTATACTTGGAGAGAGCGGAACAGGAAAAGAAAAAGCAGCTCAGTCCATTCATAATCTCTCTATGCGAAAAGAGGGTCCTTTTATAAAAATTAATTGTGCTGCAATATCTCCAACCTTGATAGAATCTGAATTATTTGGTTACGAAAAAGGTGCATTTACGGGTGCAGTGGAAAGCAGAAAAGGAAAATTTGAACTGGCCGATGGCGGAACTATTTTTCTAGATGAAATTGGAGAATTATCGAATGAAATGCAAATTAGATTATTGCGCGTTTTACAGGAAAAAGAAATTGATTCTGTGGGAGGAAATATGGCTAGAAAAATAAATATCCGAATTGTGGCCGCAACAAATCGAAATCTCGAAAAAGAAGTTGCTATGGGCAATTTTAGAATGGATCTTTACTATCGCCTAAATGTATTCCCTATCACAATGCCAGCCTTACGCGAGCGTAAAAGCGATATCCCAGAATTAGCATATCATTTTGCAGAGAAATTCTGCAGAGAATTCAATAAAAATTTTAATGGTATCAGTCCAAAAATGATGCGGCAAATGAATGAATATGACTGGCCAGGAAATATTCGCGAATTAGAAAATTTTATGGAAAGGTCGGTTATATTAAATAACGGAAAATCTGAATTAGAGCTTAATCTGAATTCTTCTTCTCCAAATTCAGAATCACTCATTAAAGAAGATGATCAGACTTTAGAAGATGTAAAAAATGCACAGCAGCAAATAGAACGTGATTACATCATTTCTATTTTAAAAAAAGTAAAAGGCAGAATACGCGGAACAGCTGGCGCGGCTTCAATGCTAAATATTAAACCTACAACACTAGAATCAAAAATAAATAAACTATCTATTAAAAAAGAAGATTACTCAAACTAGAAAGTACTCCGATTTTTTCGGAATTATTTTATCTTTCTCCGAAATCTTCGTAGAAATATAAGATTTTGATTTTCTAATATTTCAACAATATTTTAAAAAAAAACCAGTAACAGCAGCAGTTAAGATTTCATTTCAGTTCATTTATCTGTTTCACAAAATTATTGGCATGTTCTTGGTCATTTTTAATAGCATATTGATATCTAGACATTATGGATCAGCTGCGAAATCATATTGAAGAAATTACCCCCATAAGCGATGAAGAGTTTGCTTACATCAAAACTTTTTTTACCAAAAAAAAAATAAAAAAACACCAGTATTTAATTCAAAGTGGAGACAAAGTACAATGCGAATATTGGATTATAAAAGGTACTCTTAGAGCATTTTACATTAATAAAGATGGCAAGGAGCATATTCTTCAATTTGCGATAAAAAATTGGTGGATATCAGATTATAATGCCTATTTCAATCA
The Flavobacterium humidisoli DNA segment above includes these coding regions:
- a CDS encoding tetratricopeptide repeat-containing sensor histidine kinase, producing the protein MEHKLFNIISLNFTIARKALSVLLFCWLNVYSQYNKSGYTDIARQRLLVHITSDYLHTISQGQIDKDSAVRASSRLYNLSILIPYNETYNNGTTNPAIKLLEQDKVNQAKNVLPNLKGENRFLLLLELSNYFIFKTGTQKADLDQAEKYLEEILQQKKWDKWKMGAMMLKANLLNQRGSSDESQKLYSEIEKRCNQSENNLDLARAFLEAGKALQYGNPQRLVYFQKALSIFQNLKEKEKEIETLSQINIEYFIARRFDDSQKLIYKILQLQKEIKYHHNQYAFDVLSYLSYRKGDLVKALYYSNKSIESIQSKEDSIFKGLFFLRRGQLYQHSKKNQEALFWYTKALENKTQETKLYWYKAFLSKAWVLNELHRNNEALTLLKKTASEFPPVTDFEKMHFAFILGGTYEKLKKVDLAEKNYSIFQNIAQNYPLQYVHDEFPAAFFQIASFYQNIGKNDKARQLLKNGISHTFEIGVAEKSQYYYNLFKIDSTEKKYNDAIKNLVLSQKYKDSAFNKEQQKKFAELLIKYEADKKDKNIKLLHTQNQLQLIKSRETEREKNILLIGSLLLIVIMCLLLYSYIIKQKNNRKLEASQRELDQKNNFLESLNHEQQKLLKEKEWLIKEVHHRVKNNLQMVTSLLNSQSTYLKDSDAKMAVKDSLRRMQAVSMIHQKLYHDDNISTIAMPQYIDELVHYLHESFDNENQIVFKKNIEAINLNISQAIPLGLIVTESVVNAIKYAFLEKQNGTIEISLFYEDKDNIILKIADNGIGLPDFTNKADPNSFGLNLIKGLSKQLKGSFSIENNNGVHIIIKFTHLNN
- a CDS encoding sigma 54-interacting response regulator, which translates into the protein MNNKVLIVEDEFIVANDLQLILKQAGYMVTGIAVSAEEAYQHIAKNKPDLVLLDIYLEGKQSGIDLAKKLKTENIAFVYLSANSNQTILEEAKKTDPYGFLVKPFREKDLLITLEIATYRHKNSIESRSRQEKLLQEKLNTISRQTLQYEDYLNEIAQLLQAFIPYELIVFEIKNSDQKKCTAYLRIGFNEYQYIGERELENITNSKSNSSFTEINYLENEPLIYETDHLNPKLSFIKKHFRAESFLVFPFPLNDKLSVQFICCNQKKKIYSQYHIDLLTSARKHFEDLMNQVTNRQKISKENMKDNFKQTVSNQFSEIVGKHPLLLDALDLIAQVAPYSTSVLILGESGTGKEKAAQSIHNLSMRKEGPFIKINCAAISPTLIESELFGYEKGAFTGAVESRKGKFELADGGTIFLDEIGELSNEMQIRLLRVLQEKEIDSVGGNMARKINIRIVAATNRNLEKEVAMGNFRMDLYYRLNVFPITMPALRERKSDIPELAYHFAEKFCREFNKNFNGISPKMMRQMNEYDWPGNIRELENFMERSVILNNGKSELELNLNSSSPNSESLIKEDDQTLEDVKNAQQQIERDYIISILKKVKGRIRGTAGAASMLNIKPTTLESKINKLSIKKEDYSN
- a CDS encoding fibronectin type III domain-containing protein; this encodes MSPNKFIFFFLLFISVSYSQTKRAAVVVKARAQKDKILVRWAINSPAEWQKANKKGFTITRTTILRDGNVLPKPEKILLTPKPLTPEPLDSWIDFVQKDNNAAIIAQSIYGESFEVTGAKEGDLAKIVNMADELDQRYTFALYAADMSFEGAVKAGWGYVDTDVKKNEVYAYQVKVFESPQVKEASYMIGLKDYSVLPAPTDFIAVPDDRKVLLSWDYETFKRIYTSFMVEKSSDGINYKPISNTGLVNLNDKEENPSKNMYFVDTLSVNDKVYHYRLYGITSFGEKGEFTKPITATGVAAVVTPARLVDYAIINSNEVNLEWDYPKESEGFIQGYEINLASNDKGPYKVVSKIIPPSERKLKFKEELYPSNYFTISVVGKNNQRLTSQSMLVQPVDSIPPAKPIGLEGVIDSLGTVRLKWKPNTEKDLRGYRILKANTAGEEFVDIYHQSYSGTEYKDSVSLKMTNSKVYYRIAAEDMRYNISDPSDILVLDKPDKIPPAAPIFKDYDNKDGKVHLKWIRSYSEDVVSHSLRRREKGQEKWLEIKQINDTIQEFTDDRIENKKIYQYAILAKDKSNLWSSLDHSVITVSVLNFTPVKVITFSQGTADRENRKIVLSWDYAKNKGKVLGLSIYKNEKGLPPTLWKELNGTVFTLEDKNLKINKEYEYHLVPSLENDSPAKAETLTVMY